The genomic region ATAGGTGCAGACGGCACCCCTACATCCTATATCGATATCATAGCAGAAGATGAAGTAATCAAACTTCTTAAGGATGCTGATTTTGAGTCTTATCTGATTAGTGAGGAAATAGGTGAACTTAAGCTAGGAAAAGGAAAACAGGAAGCAATCAGTCTTAGTGAAGAATTGCTTAATAATGTTCCTAAAACCAAAAAGGAAAGGGAAGACCAAGATAAACCTAGATTCATATTCCTAATCGATCCTCTTGATGGAACAAGCAATGCAATAAAGAACATTCCAGCATATGGTATGTCCATTGCAGTGGCTAATGTGCCTGAAGGAAGAGAAGCAACCTTAAATGATGTTCAATTAGGATTCGTAAAGAATTATGCTAATGGAAACTTCTATGAAGCCATTAAAGGAAACGGAGCAAAAAGAAATGGGGAGCCAATGACTCCAAGCAGTGAAACTGACTTGACAAAAATAAGCCTGGGAGGATTTACCAAAAGCAAGACATTATCCGTATCCAAATTAGTGGACACTGCAAGAAGGATGAGAGTATTAGGTTCTGTAGTACTGGAACTTGCATATGTTGCAAGCGGAAAATACGATGCATTTCTCGATTTGAGAGGAAGTAGAATCATCGATATTGCTGCTTCAAAGCTTATCGTAGAGGAAGCTGGAGCTATTGTAACCGATAAGTACGGTGAAAAACTAAACAGCAGATTAAGCATCTACGAAAAGGCGGTTGTTGTAAGTGCAGGAAATCCTGACTTGCATAATCAAATAATCAAAATCATAAACAATGACGAGTTGGATAAGATTCAAAGCGTTGCAATCGTCAGTAGAGTTGACGAGTATAAGTCCGTATTGTTCTCACTTAAAATCTTTGAGACATTGATTCAAAAAAACATGGAAACCGTTATTGAATCCTCACTTGCAGAAAAGCTGGAAGAAATCAAAGAAAATCCAGAACTCCATAAGATCATTGCAAAAACAATGAATGAAACTCCGGAAATCGCTAAGCATATTGAAAGCCTGAACTTCAACTACAACTTTAGGGATTATGCAAAAGAGTTGAATGAACTTAGAACAGATATGGCAATCATTCTTGGAGGAGATGGAACTCTGCTAAGAACACAAAACCAATTGACTAAGGAAATTCCAATTTTTGGAATCAATATGGGTACTGTTGGATTCTTGACTGAAATTGAAGTTGAAAACACTTTCGAAGCTCTTGATGCAATATTAGATGGAGAATGGTCTAAAGAGAAAAGAACACAGCTCATCATTTCCCACGAAAACCAAACTTTCCGTGCATTGAATGAAGTTGTAATCATGACTGCAAGACCTGCTAAAATGCTTCATTATGAAATCTCTGTAGACGGAGAAGTTGTAGAGGAATTAAGGGCAGATGGATTGATCATCTCTACACCAAGTGGTTCAACAGCATATTCAATGTCTGCAGGGGGACCTATTGTAGACCCTAAAGTAGGTGCATTCATTATAGTGCCAATTTGTCCATACAAACTTGGAGTAAGGCCATTTGTTGTATCTGATGGAAGTGAAATCAGAATCAAGCTCCTTAAAAGAGGTAAGAAAGCAATCTTCGTAATGGATGGGCAAATTCAAAAAGAAGTGAACTATATGGAAGAGCTCGTTATCAAGAAATCTGAAAAAGACGTTTACTTCATGAGAATCAATAAGAAATACTTCTACAAGAAAGTTAAGGATAAACTTAATGAAGGAGGATTAGACAGCATTAACAGAGTATTATAAATGCTCTACTACTAATCTTTCCATTTAATTTATTTTCAAATCAAATCTATTTTTAATTTTTTTATTTTTTATTATTCAATTGCAATTTTTTACTAATAATTATTTAATCAAGAGTTGAAACAATGAATGTTTTTTTAGTTGATTTGACACATGGAGGAGTCAAGATATCCTCAGAACTTGCCAAATCAGGAAATTATGAAAAGGTATATGCTTATGACTTATACAATACATTGAAAAGTGAAGAAGAAGATCTTTTAATCACTTATGATGTTAATATAATAAATGATTTGGACTCATTTAAAAATCAGCTAAAATTAAATTCCATTAAAAAGATTGGAGAAAGATGGGAAAAGGACCTAATAATCAATCCAATTCACTCATCATTAAACATTGAAGAATTATTGGTTGAAATAGCTAATCTAATTGGCTCTGATAAGGACAAGATATTAAATCAATATGATATCATAAACCATCATCAAGCTACAGAACTTGTTTTATCTCTTTGGAAAGAGGAAACAAAGAATCAAAATATAAAAACCATTGAAATAACTGGAGTTAAAGGAAAAACAAGCGTTGCATTCCTCTTAAAGGAAATATTTTTAGAAAACAATAAAGACACTTTACTATTATCCAGCTTAGGGGCTTACTTATTTAGAAAAAATAATGATAATGAGCAGAAGATTATTTTACAAAAGGATATTAGCATCACTCCAGCAAATATCATAAACACCATTCAACTAGCTAAAAAAATAGCAAATCCAAAATGCAGCACATTTCCAATATGCGATAAGAATCTTGATTTGGATGAAAGAATGGCGGAAAGTGATATTCAGGAAGAATTTGATGAAAATCCATATACTGATTTGAATTATGAAATGGCAATCTTTGAAAACTCATTAGGAATTTGCGGTTTGGCTGACATTGGAATCTTGACTAATCTTGTTGAAAACTATTCCATTGCAAAAGGCAAATCAGATGCAAGAAACGCAAAAAGACAAGTCTTCAAATCCCCAGCAGTTGTGATTGAATATGAAACATTGAATGAATTCTATCCGAATGAAAAAGAGGAATTCAAAAATAAAATCAATAGCTTTTCCTTAACTGACAGAAATGCAAATGTCTACTGCGAATCCATTGATTACAATATTGATAAAACTAATGCAAAGGTCATTTATCATGACTTAAAAACTATTGATGGAAAATTAATTAATGGTAAACTTGATGTAGGTTGCTTTGCACCAGGACCTCATCATATCCTAAACGTTTTAGCATCTACAACAACTGCACTTGCATTAGGCATAGAAGAGGAAACCATTCAAAATGCTTTATCAAAATTTAAAGGAATCGATGGGCGAACAAATGTTAGGGAAATCGATGCTGAGAATGGTTTAAGAATTATTGAAGAAATCAATCCGGGCATAAATACAAAAGCTATTGAAAGCTCAATAAATATGATAAAGGACATTGACAATTATTACATAATCATTGGTGGAAAGTATGGAGTTACATGTGAAGAGATAGACGAAGACAAACTATCTAAATTCTTACACGAATACTTGACTCATAATCCAAACACTAACTTAATATTAACAGACGAGCTTGGAAAGAGTTTAGAGAATAAAATAAGCTCATTAAATGGGGAAGGGGAAGAAAATAGATTTAAAATGGAATTTATTGAAGATTATCAGGAAGCTCAAAACATAGCAATAGACAATAATAAAAATATCCTATTTATTTATAGATCAAATTATTCCCAAGTTTCTAAACGTTAAAATTAAAAAAATTAAAATAAAAAATATTAAAAATTTAAATAATTTTATTAAGAATAATTTACAAAATTAATATGTTAAAGATTAAAACAATGATTTAATCACAATTTAATCTATTAATCAATTAAATCAAATTTATAAATTCACAAATTTCATATAAAAAGCTAAGGCGAATCAAATGATTGTTGGAACTAGAGGAAGTAAACTTGCACTTGTACAGACAGACTACATCAGAAGCTGTTTATACAATATCACTGGAGAAGAAGTAGAAAAGAATATCATAAAGACCAAAGGAGACAAGATAACAAACTCCCAGTTATATAATATGGATTCTAAAGGACTTTTTACAAGAGAACTTGACAACGCACTACTTGATGAAGAGGTTGATTTTGCAGTACACAGCCTAAAGGATGTGCCAACCGAATTGAACGAGGATCTTGAGATTGTTGCAGTTCCTCCAAGGGAAAGTCCTAACGAAGTGCTCATCTCAAACTACAGCTGGAGCGAACTTGAGGAAGGTTCCACACTTGGAACAAGCAGCTTAAGAAGAGAAGCATTCTGCAAGCTCCACGACAAGGACTTTGAATTAAAGCCAATAAGAGGAAATGTTGAAACAAGAATCAAAAAGGTCATGGATGGAGAAGTGGATGCGACAATCATGGCAGAAGCGGGATTGAATAGATTAGGCCTTCAAAAATACATTAAAACCCAGTTCCCAACAGATTATATTATGCCTGCAGCCGGCCAAGGCGCTTTAGCAGTAATCACCAGAAAAGACAGTGAATTTAAAGAGACAATAGCCAAATTAAACCATTATTTCTCATTCCAGGAAGTGCTTGCTGAAAAGACTATCCTTGAAGAGATAGGGGTTGGATGCCAATGGCCAATTGGAGCAATAGCTGGAATAAAAAACAACAAGCTAGAACTTAATTCCATCTTGCTTGATAAGAATGGGGAAATCCTATATCAGGAAACAATTAGGGGCAGCATAAGAGAAGCTGAGGAAATGGGAAGGAAAATAGGCAAAAATATGCTTGAATTCCTTTAAAATAGCTGAAAATCCTTGAATTAGATTTTAAAAATTTAATTATTCTAATATTTTTTTAATAGATAATTGCATTTCATGAAAAAACTTGAATTTTCATGAAATCAAAAATTTATCAAAATTTGAAAAATGATTAATAATTCTTAAAAATCAATTTATCCTATTTTTTACAATATTTTAAGAAAATAAACAACTAATTCTTTTTTATTTTAGATATTAATCAATTTAATAGTGATTATGATAATTATTAAGAAAAAATTATATAAAAAAATATAAAATTTTAATAATATTTATAAGTTATAAAACACAAAAATATAGTTGAATAATTGGAGGAATATCTTTGAGAACTATAAATGTTGGAGTTATAGGTGTAGGTGCAATGGGATATAACCATGCACGTGTATATTCGAAATTAGAAAAAGCCAATCTCGTGGCAGTGGCTGATGTAGTAAAGCCAACCTTAGATAAAGTTGTGAAAAAATATAAGACAAAAGGTTACTCTGAAATTGAAGACTTATTGAAAGACCCTGAAATTGAAGCAGTTAGTGTTTGTGTACCAACAACCTTCCACCACGAAGTCGTAATGGAAGCCATTAAACATGGAAAACACGTTTTAGTTGAAAAGCCAATCGCTTTTACTGCTGAAGAAGCAGAAGAAATGATTGCAGCTGCAAAAGAAGCAGGGGTAAAGCTTGCAACTGGTCACGTTGAAAGATTCAATCCTGCAGTGCAAAAAGCTAAGGAACTCATTGAAAATGAGGTTATCGGTGACTTGGTAACAATTTCAGCAAAAAGAGTAGGTCCTTTCCCACCAAGAATTAAGGATGTGGGAGTAGCTATTGACCTTGCAATTCACGATTTAGATGTAATGAACTTCTTGATTGAAGCACCTGTAAAACAAGTTTATGCTACTATGAGCAGCATATTAGATCAATCTGACTTTGAAGACCATGCTGAAATCATGGTTAGCTTTGATGAAGACATTACCGGTATTTTAGAAGTAAACTGGTTAACTCCGTACAAACGTAGACAAATCGAAATCACTGGTACTGATGGAATAATTACCATTGACTACATTGACCAAAGCATTGAAGTTTATGGTAAATTCGCACAAGACATTCAAATCAAACCAGTAGAACCATTAAGTGAAGAATTAAATTCATTCCTATGCAAAATTGAAGCTGATGAAGAACCTGAAATCACTGGTGAAGATGGGCTTAAGGCTCTTAAGATGGTTCTTGCAGCAAACAAGTCATCTAAAGAACACAGTCCAATCAATTTTAGATAGAATTTAATTTTTCAATGTTAAAAATATATTCCCATTTATTATTATAAAAATAAATAACTCAAAGATTCCTAAAATATTTAACCAAAAATATTTAATAAAATTTATGATTAATGAGGTAAAAAAATGAATCAAGATCTTATTAACAGAGCTCAGGAACTTAGAAACCATGGATTCACAACTGGTGAAATAGCTGATGAGCTTAATGTATCAATGGATACTGCACAATGGTGCACAAACAGAAGCACCTGTTGACATTGCAATTAACTGGAACAGTTTAGGTGGTAGTGCAACTAGACTCAGATATGTTGCAGCAGCTTTAAGTGACATTGCATTGAAACATGGAGAAATCGACCTTGTTGTAGGTATTGCAACAAGTGGAGTTCCATTTGCAACCATGATGGCTGACGTAATTGAAGAATTGACTGGAACCACAACATGCATATCTATTTTCCACCCTAAAAAACACAGAACCAATGCAGCTAACAGTGATGAAGGAGCTATAAGCAGCAACTTTGGTACTGTAGAAGGTAAAAAAATAGTTATTGTTGATGACGTAACTACCAGTGGTGACACAATTACTGATGTAATTAAAGTAGTTAAAGACCATGGTGGAAATCCAATTGTGGTAACTGTTTTAATCGATAAATCAGGACTCGAAGAAGTGGACGGAGTCCCAATCGAATCATTAATTAAAGTAAGTCAATTAAGATAATCTTAATTGCTTTATTTCTTTTTTTATTGAATGTTAATTAGTTTGATAAATTGCGAATAAATTAAGATGTCTTTCATTTTTTATCCTGATTCCCAATATTCAATGTAGTTCTGAACAGATGAATAATCTCATCACGTTTATTGTCTGATGGAAAATCATCTTTTTCTAAAGTAAACATAGCCAATTCATAGATGATCTTATTCATTCTTTTTCCTTCATCA from uncultured Methanobrevibacter sp. harbors:
- a CDS encoding bifunctional NADP phosphatase/NAD kinase — encoded protein: MNQEDIDICRNIATTVFEKVENLLEGQVGNPKAGEFVKIGADGTPTSYIDIIAEDEVIKLLKDADFESYLISEEIGELKLGKGKQEAISLSEELLNNVPKTKKEREDQDKPRFIFLIDPLDGTSNAIKNIPAYGMSIAVANVPEGREATLNDVQLGFVKNYANGNFYEAIKGNGAKRNGEPMTPSSETDLTKISLGGFTKSKTLSVSKLVDTARRMRVLGSVVLELAYVASGKYDAFLDLRGSRIIDIAASKLIVEEAGAIVTDKYGEKLNSRLSIYEKAVVVSAGNPDLHNQIIKIINNDELDKIQSVAIVSRVDEYKSVLFSLKIFETLIQKNMETVIESSLAEKLEEIKENPELHKIIAKTMNETPEIAKHIESLNFNYNFRDYAKELNELRTDMAIILGGDGTLLRTQNQLTKEIPIFGINMGTVGFLTEIEVENTFEALDAILDGEWSKEKRTQLIISHENQTFRALNEVVIMTARPAKMLHYEISVDGEVVEELRADGLIISTPSGSTAYSMSAGGPIVDPKVGAFIIVPICPYKLGVRPFVVSDGSEIRIKLLKRGKKAIFVMDGQIQKEVNYMEELVIKKSEKDVYFMRINKKYFYKKVKDKLNEGGLDSINRVL
- the cfbE gene encoding coenzyme F430 synthase, which codes for MNVFLVDLTHGGVKISSELAKSGNYEKVYAYDLYNTLKSEEEDLLITYDVNIINDLDSFKNQLKLNSIKKIGERWEKDLIINPIHSSLNIEELLVEIANLIGSDKDKILNQYDIINHHQATELVLSLWKEETKNQNIKTIEITGVKGKTSVAFLLKEIFLENNKDTLLLSSLGAYLFRKNNDNEQKIILQKDISITPANIINTIQLAKKIANPKCSTFPICDKNLDLDERMAESDIQEEFDENPYTDLNYEMAIFENSLGICGLADIGILTNLVENYSIAKGKSDARNAKRQVFKSPAVVIEYETLNEFYPNEKEEFKNKINSFSLTDRNANVYCESIDYNIDKTNAKVIYHDLKTIDGKLINGKLDVGCFAPGPHHILNVLASTTTALALGIEEETIQNALSKFKGIDGRTNVREIDAENGLRIIEEINPGINTKAIESSINMIKDIDNYYIIIGGKYGVTCEEIDEDKLSKFLHEYLTHNPNTNLILTDELGKSLENKISSLNGEGEENRFKMEFIEDYQEAQNIAIDNNKNILFIYRSNYSQVSKR
- the hemC gene encoding hydroxymethylbilane synthase — translated: MIVGTRGSKLALVQTDYIRSCLYNITGEEVEKNIIKTKGDKITNSQLYNMDSKGLFTRELDNALLDEEVDFAVHSLKDVPTELNEDLEIVAVPPRESPNEVLISNYSWSELEEGSTLGTSSLRREAFCKLHDKDFELKPIRGNVETRIKKVMDGEVDATIMAEAGLNRLGLQKYIKTQFPTDYIMPAAGQGALAVITRKDSEFKETIAKLNHYFSFQEVLAEKTILEEIGVGCQWPIGAIAGIKNNKLELNSILLDKNGEILYQETIRGSIREAEEMGRKIGKNMLEFL
- a CDS encoding Gfo/Idh/MocA family protein, which produces MRTINVGVIGVGAMGYNHARVYSKLEKANLVAVADVVKPTLDKVVKKYKTKGYSEIEDLLKDPEIEAVSVCVPTTFHHEVVMEAIKHGKHVLVEKPIAFTAEEAEEMIAAAKEAGVKLATGHVERFNPAVQKAKELIENEVIGDLVTISAKRVGPFPPRIKDVGVAIDLAIHDLDVMNFLIEAPVKQVYATMSSILDQSDFEDHAEIMVSFDEDITGILEVNWLTPYKRRQIEITGTDGIITIDYIDQSIEVYGKFAQDIQIKPVEPLSEELNSFLCKIEADEEPEITGEDGLKALKMVLAANKSSKEHSPINFR